The following proteins are encoded in a genomic region of Triticum dicoccoides isolate Atlit2015 ecotype Zavitan chromosome 1B, WEW_v2.0, whole genome shotgun sequence:
- the LOC119308674 gene encoding blue copper protein 1a-like, whose protein sequence is MASKQMLVAVFAVAFLPVLAIATEHLVGDDKGWTLNFNYTAWAETKQFVVGDTLVFKYGSPAHNLVEVGGPDFVACTQTAGAIVRTSGEDRLALDTAGRRWFFCGVGPHCKSGMKLKITVLDTAAPTPQPAPTNPAGKLQARFGGMAAAVTALAAAILVL, encoded by the exons ATGGCGTCCAAGCAGATGCTTGTCGCCGTGTTCGCCGTGGCCTTCCTCCCGGTGCTCGCCATCGCCACGGAGCACTTGGTCGGCGACGACAAGGGCTGGACCCTCAACTTCAACTACACGGCCTGGGCCGAGACCAAGCAGTTCGTCGTCGGCGACACGCTAG TGTTCAAGTACGGGAGCCCCGCCCACAATCTGGTGGAGGTGGGCGGTCCAGACTTCGTCGCGTGCACCCAGACGGCCGGCGCCATCGTCAGGACCTCCGGCGAGGACCGTCTCGCGCTCGACACGGCTGGACGCCGGTGGTTCTTCTGCGGCGTCGGCCCGCACTGCAAGAGCGGCATGAAGCTCAAGATCACCGTCCTCGACACCGCCGCCCCGACTCCCCAGCCTGCCCCGACCAACCCTGCTGGCAAGCTGCAGGCGCGCTTTGGTGGCATGGCGGCCGCGGTCACCGCGCTCGCTGCGGCCATTCTCGTGCTCTAG